One Maribacter cobaltidurans genomic window carries:
- a CDS encoding SMP-30/gluconolactonase/LRE family protein, translating into MEVEVVHGHQCELGEGPVWDSKNNVICWVDILNGEIHEYSPSKKNHKIYPVKKMVGCIAVCSDNNFILASTSGIGFLDRETGKIEYVDNPESHLPGNRFNDGKCDPAGRLWVGSMSLSEDANSGAVYAFSNNENDLKIKNTTISNGMAWSLDHQTFYFIDTPTQTVVAYDFDKADGNIKNKRVVIRIEEKEGFPDGMTIDSEGMLWIAHWGGWQVTRWNPKTGEKLLSIKFPAAKITSCTFGGKDLKDLFVTSAKVDLTDKELQEQPLAGALFVVKDCGYQGAPGFLYNI; encoded by the coding sequence AATGTAATCTGTTGGGTGGATATTTTGAACGGGGAAATTCACGAGTATTCGCCGAGCAAAAAGAATCACAAGATTTATCCGGTTAAAAAAATGGTTGGCTGTATTGCGGTATGCAGCGACAACAATTTTATTTTAGCTTCTACATCGGGTATCGGTTTTTTAGACAGGGAAACTGGAAAGATAGAATATGTAGATAATCCTGAAAGCCATTTACCGGGTAATAGGTTCAATGATGGGAAGTGTGATCCGGCGGGCAGATTGTGGGTGGGCAGTATGTCCCTATCCGAAGATGCCAATTCAGGAGCGGTCTACGCCTTTTCAAATAATGAAAACGATTTAAAGATTAAGAACACTACCATTTCCAACGGAATGGCCTGGAGCCTGGATCACCAAACTTTTTATTTTATTGACACACCAACACAAACCGTTGTAGCTTACGATTTTGATAAGGCCGACGGAAATATTAAAAACAAAAGAGTGGTCATAAGGATAGAAGAGAAGGAAGGTTTTCCCGATGGTATGACCATTGATTCAGAAGGGATGCTTTGGATTGCCCATTGGGGCGGATGGCAGGTAACGCGTTGGAACCCCAAAACGGGAGAGAAGTTGTTAAGCATTAAGTTTCCGGCAGCAAAAATCACTTCCTGTACCTTCGGCGGAAAGGATTTAAAAGATCTCTTTGTAACTTCGGCAAAGGTAGATCTGACCGATAAGGAATTACAGGAACAACCTTTGGCAGGTGCCCTATTTGTAGTTAAAGATTGTGGTTATCAAGGTGCGCCCGGATTCTTATATAACATTTAG